The genomic segment TAATTTAATAAAGGATTCCAAATAGAATTGTTGAATAATTTAGTCAATAGTAAATTTGCTCAGATCCATTAGGATATTAAATGTGGAGGTTTAACATGTATTTCTTAGATACACCGGTGTTCATTGAAGGGAATCAAAAGTTAAGAAAGCCCCAGATTGAAGCATATCTCAAAATTCAGGGGCATTTCAAGGAAAAACCTAATGAACAGGCACTTGTTGTATTACCTACAGGAACAGGTAAAAGTGGACTTATTTCTATTGCACCGTTTGGGGTATCTCATGGTAGGGTGCTAATAATAACTCCGAACAAGGTTACAAGGGCAAGCATCTCGAAAACAATGGATACACTAGAAGATAATTTTTGGATTAATTCAGATGTTATTTTTAATATTGAAGATAATCCAATTTTGGTTGCTTATGATAAGGACGTTTTAGATAGTGAACTTGAAGAAGCGGATATTGTATACACAAATGTTCAAAAACTGAACCCAAATTTCAGTAATTCGCTTTTAAATAGAGTCGGACCTGAACACTTTGATATGCTAATCATCGACGAAGCTCACCACTCTCCAGCTAATACATGGCAATCCGCAATAAAATATTTTAATAAAGCAAAAGTCTTACATGTAACTGGTACACCTTACAGAGGTGATGGTGTAGTTGTTCCGGGTAAAAAAATTCATGAAACTAAGTTATCAGAAGTGATGGAACAAAGATATGTAAAATGGTTGCGGAACTCGACTATAGGATCAACAGAGATATCATTCGTAAAAGATGACGGTAAGATTTTAACACTCGAAGAAGCAAAGGAGCTAAATGACGAAGAATGGGTACAGAAATCAGTTGCTTTATCCGATGAATGTTCTTTAGAAGTCATTAGACAGAGTATTAAGGAGTTAGATCAGTTAAAGAAACTATCTCCAAATGTTCCTCATAAAATAATGGCCTCTGCTTGCAATATTGCACATGCTAAGAGACTAGAAGAGTTATATTCTCAGGAAAGAATGGTACCGATACTGATTCATAGCAATATGCCTGAAGCTGAGCAGGCAAAACGTTTTAAGGATATTGAAAATCATAAATGCAATGTAGTTATTCAAGTTGGAATGATGGGAGAAGGTTATGATCATAAGTATTTGACAATAGCTACCTTATTTAGACCTTATAAAAGTCTTAATATGTTCGCTCAAATAATAGGGAGAGTGTTAAGAGCTATTCCCGAAGAAGAAATAACTAAGCATGAAATAGATAATAACGCAATTGTTATTTACCATAAGGAACTTGGAATGGAAAAATTATGGGATTATTTTCGAAAAGAGGTCCAAGATGTTGGTAAATACAGTAAGGTAAAGGAGATTGATATAACTGATCAAGAATTCGAACGCCGGGAAACTATCTATGGTAAGGCATTAACCAATGGAGAACTAGTTGAATTTAAAGACTCATATAGCTCGAATATAGATTTCAATGAAGAGTTTGAAAAAGCAAAGAGATCAATTGATGAGGAAGCAAATGTTAAGCGAAAACAATTAAAAGAATTAGGCTGGGACGATGAGGATATAGATGAAGCCGTAGAAAACCTTACTAAAAAGAAACTAAGAGTTAAGAATGGTGAATTAAATAAACTTTACAACGAGAAAAGACCTCTGGAACGTCGCAAGATGATAAAAAAGCTGTTAAAGGAAAAGATAGAATTACTAACAATAGATTTATTAAATGAGTGTAAAATTGACCCAAAGGGGAGCGAACTATATAATAAATTGAAAAAGTATCTGCCCCAATATATAAAAGCAGGAACTAAAAATGATGGAGTACTAGTAATTTTTATTAATACTAAACTTAAAATTCGGTTTGCTGGAAGAGATGAAATGGAAATTGAGGATTTAATGCGATCAGAGGAATACTTATCTAAAGTTCTAAGTGGAGAAGTGAGGCGAATTTTAAATGGAATTACAAACTAGATTAAAGGACAAGATTGATGAACTTATTCAATTGAACCTAAATAAAGGCATAGCGCCCCATGAACTAATGCAAAACATATATCAGGATGAATATATCGAAGTTAAAGCAAATAAACATTTTGACCAATTGTTTTGTCATGTTACATTTTATGATGAGGGGATTTTTGACGAAAAAAAGATTAAATACGAATACAGATATATTTATAATAAAGACTTATATCTTCAAGAAGTTTATCAAATGAAAAACAAAAGTGTTAATTTGCTTTGGAGTAGATTACAGGAGGAGCAGGCTCTGCTAACGGAAATTGTAGAATTATTTCGGCTTAATTCTAAAGCCTTTAAATCCTTTAAATCCTTCTTAAATACCTTACCTATTGAATACCAAACGATGATTAACGATAGACTAAAATCCGTGAAACAAACTGTAGGATTATGAACAAAAAAGATGGTATAAAGCCGAAAACTATGCGAGCGAGTTAAATCAATTGTGGAGTCGATTTCGGCAATATCGAACAGAAATTAAAACGACACCAGTAAGCCTTAATGAAGTAGCTTCAGAAGAAGAGTTAAGGAATGTTCTTTTGAAGTCGACTCGCTTGCTACAAGAGATTGATGCAGAGTAATAGCTATCTAGATATAACGTGAAAAACGAGGGGATAGGATTTGATTATTCTATCCCCTCGTTTTTAGAAGAAGTTAACTATGTTAGAAGTATGCTTTTCATCCAAAATAAAGTTACTTAAATTAGGAATTGAGTTTCAATATTAAGAAGCAGTATAATTCTTCTTTTTCCCCAATTAACCGGCATTAATTCTGGTAATTTAGGCCCCAGGGCACCAAGGCATACCTCATCATGTTAGGGGGTATGCCTTTAACTTTATCCTTGAATAATGTCTTCGAGGCGAACTACGACCAATAATCACAATGAGAAAAGTGCATTTGAGTTATTGAAAGTGAGTTAAAGTGAACGGCTTATAGTTTGGTAACTATGAACTTTATGTAATATTTGTTAATTTAGGAGGAATATTCAGGAAATATGTTGAATGCTAGAGGAGTGTTATCTGGGGGGCTTAGTAAGCAGTTGCTAATGTCTATAATGGGAAGCTGATTTAGGATCATTGTAAGATAATAATGGGAAATTCATTTTAGTAATTATTAAAAAATAATATATTAGAGGTGTGAAGTGGAGTTAATTTATATATGGATTAATGAATATCGTACATTTAAAGATAATGAAATTAATTTATCTAATAAATTTATTGTAAAATACATTCAAGAAAGTAATTCTATTCTAATTCGAGAGAATACCGATTATTTTAAATTATATCCTAAGCACATCTTAAATATCAGTGCTTTATTAGGCAAAAATTCAACGGGCAAGAGTAATTTGATTGATTTAATGGGCATGAGAATAAATGACAGAAATAATTTAAACGAAGAATTTGAAATAGTGTATAAAGCGAAAATGCCTGGACAATTAGGTTATCTAATGCCAGATGATATTGTTGAGGAAAAGAAAAAAGCTAGATATTTTTTTCTCTATTATTTAGGAAAAGATGAGGATGGGTTAGATAAGTTTTGTATAGAGGGAAATGATATTGACAGCTATTTAGATTTATTTAGTAATAAAGAAAGAATTAACACACAGAAAGAGCATAATCCAATAAATTATTGGAGAGAAAAATATTGGTTTGCATTTGTTTGTACATATTATGATGAAAAGTTAATTTATAAATATAATGTTCAAGAAGACGGTGGATTTGATTCCGAACAAAAAAAATATAATCTGACAACAAAAGATAAAGTAGTAATTATATCATTTAGAGAAAAGTATAAACAAAAAAATTATTATAATCATTCTTCTTTTAAAAGTGAGGATGATTATAGAATTTCGATACCAAGAAGAATTGCACATTTTGATACTAAATATTTATATAAAAAAATAGAATTTCTTATTGATCAAATGAAAAAAAAGAATAAGGAATTATACACTAATAGTAGCTATAATTTATCGATAAAGTTTGCTGAATCGCCTAAAAGAAAAGATATTGGAATTTATGATCTTGATGATATAAATAAAGGACTTTCTGATAATGAAAAGGCTGTATGTAAAATACTGTCGTCTTTCTGTTTTTTCTTTACATCATCAGTTTTTCCTAATGAGGAAAAGGGAACTGAGAAAAAACGAGTCTA from the Desulfitobacterium metallireducens DSM 15288 genome contains:
- a CDS encoding DEAD/DEAH box helicase; translation: MYFLDTPVFIEGNQKLRKPQIEAYLKIQGHFKEKPNEQALVVLPTGTGKSGLISIAPFGVSHGRVLIITPNKVTRASISKTMDTLEDNFWINSDVIFNIEDNPILVAYDKDVLDSELEEADIVYTNVQKLNPNFSNSLLNRVGPEHFDMLIIDEAHHSPANTWQSAIKYFNKAKVLHVTGTPYRGDGVVVPGKKIHETKLSEVMEQRYVKWLRNSTIGSTEISFVKDDGKILTLEEAKELNDEEWVQKSVALSDECSLEVIRQSIKELDQLKKLSPNVPHKIMASACNIAHAKRLEELYSQERMVPILIHSNMPEAEQAKRFKDIENHKCNVVIQVGMMGEGYDHKYLTIATLFRPYKSLNMFAQIIGRVLRAIPEEEITKHEIDNNAIVIYHKELGMEKLWDYFRKEVQDVGKYSKVKEIDITDQEFERRETIYGKALTNGELVEFKDSYSSNIDFNEEFEKAKRSIDEEANVKRKQLKELGWDDEDIDEAVENLTKKKLRVKNGELNKLYNEKRPLERRKMIKKLLKEKIELLTIDLLNECKIDPKGSELYNKLKKYLPQYIKAGTKNDGVLVIFINTKLKIRFAGRDEMEIEDLMRSEEYLSKVLSGEVRRILNGITN